The genomic interval GTCCGGCTCGTAGCGTCGAAAGTCTCGCGGCATGGCTCACTCTAGCGAGACTCACCCCTCAATGGCCCTCTGCCGCGCAGACTCCTAGCGGGGACGTTCCTTGCGAACTTGTGTTGTTGGGGTTGTGGGGTTCCCCCACAACCCCAACAACGCAAGTTCGCAAGGAACGTCCCCGCTAGAGCAGGTTGCCCGCTAGCGGCTTGGCGTGCTCCATCGCCAGGAGCTGCTTCTTCATCGGCAGACCGCCGGCGTAGCCGCCGAGCTTGCCTCCGGTGGCGACGACCCGGTGGCAGGGGACGACAAGGGAGATCGGGTTCGCGCCGTTGGCCGTGCCGACGGCGCGCACCGCCTTGGGCTGGCCGATGCTGCGGGCGATCTCGGCATAGGTGCGTGTCTCGCCGTACGGAATCTCGAGCAGCGCCTGGTAGACGAGGTGCTGAAAGGGAGTCGCGCGCAGATCGAGGGGCAGATCGAAACTGGAGCGCTTGCCCTCCAGGAACTCGGTGATCTGCTGGATGGCCACCCGGTTCGGCTCCCAGGCCGTGATCGGCTCGGCGTCGGGGGCGTGCCGGCGCCGCCAGCCATCCAGCCCGCGCCCTCCGGCCCGGGGCAGGTGGACGTAGGCCAGGCCGCGCTCGGTGGAGGCGCAGCGCATCAGGCCGTGGCGTGTCTCGAACTCCGCGACGTGGAGGTTCTCCATCGGGGCGTCACAATAGCAGGGTCGCTCAGTCGCGTGGACTCTCGGAG from bacterium carries:
- a CDS encoding methylated-DNA--[protein]-cysteine S-methyltransferase: MRCASTERGLAYVHLPRAGGRGLDGWRRRHAPDAEPITAWEPNRVAIQQITEFLEGKRSSFDLPLDLRATPFQHLVYQALLEIPYGETRTYAEIARSIGQPKAVRAVGTANGANPISLVVPCHRVVATGGKLGGYAGGLPMKKQLLAMEHAKPLAGNLL